Proteins encoded in a region of the Ptychodera flava strain L36383 chromosome 4, AS_Pfla_20210202, whole genome shotgun sequence genome:
- the LOC139131387 gene encoding large ribosomal subunit protein uL22m-like translates to MAAPALRTVCRGISLGGSILCRHSLSKKPQTFVPCSAIHTSAAVLKGPKIWEAKNKQVFPPQKEGEEPRLAEIYHCRRQIKYSPRKMWYIATFIKDMWIDDALAQLQFVNKKGAGIVREVLLEAQEKAMQTHNVEFKSNLHIARSFVGKGLYEHAVTYHGRGGSGMASIVYSHYFVKLKEGPPPPKKIVTGHDKAKEYIEELKQRTIIHGL, encoded by the exons ATGGCTGCACCGGCGTTGCGAACAG TGTGCCGTGGAATATCCCTCGGCGGGAGTATTTTGTGCAG GCATTCACTTTCCAAAAAGCCTCAAACGTTTGTACCATGCAGTGCCATACACACTTCAGCAGCTGTTCTCAAAGGACCCAAGATATGGGAAGCAAAGAACAAGCAGGTGTTTCCACCGCAGAAAGAAGGAGAAGAACCAAGGCTAGCG GAAATTTATCACTGCAGAAGACAGATAAAATACAGCCCCAGGAAAATGTGGTATATAGCAACATTT ATTAAAGATATGTGGATTGATGACGCTTTGGCCCAGCTGCAGTTTGTCAACAAGAAGGGTGCAGGAATAGTAAGGGAG GTGCTTCTTGAGGCTCAAGAAAAGGCCATGCAAACTCACAATGTTGAATTCAAGTCAAATCTTCACATAG CTCGTTCATTTGTCGGAAAAGGTCTGTATGAACACGCAGTCACATATCATGGAAGAGGGGGCTCCGGTATGGCCAGTATTGTTTACTCTCACTACTTTGTTAAACTCAAAGAAGGACCGCCGCCGCCAAAGAAGATTGTGACGGGACACGACAAGGCAAAGGAATATATAGAAGAACTGAAACAGAGGACAATTATACATGGACTATGA